In one window of Rhinopithecus roxellana isolate Shanxi Qingling chromosome 15, ASM756505v1, whole genome shotgun sequence DNA:
- the LMO2 gene encoding rhombotin-2 isoform X1, with translation MEGSAVTVLERGGASSPPERRSKRRRRSGGGGARAPEGVRVPAAGQPRATKGAPPPPGTPPPSPMSSAIERKSLDPSEEPVDEVLQIPPSLLTCGGCQQNIGDRYFLKAIDQYWHEDCLSCDLCGCRLGEVGRRLYYKLGRKLCRRDYLRLFGQDGLCASCDKRIRAYEMTMRVKDKVYHLECFKCAACQKHFCVGDRYLLINSDIVCEQDIYEWTKINGMI, from the exons ATGGAAG GGAGCGCGGTGACTGTCCTTGAGCGCGGAGGGGCGAGCTCGCCGCCGGAGCGCCGGAGCAAGCGGAGGCGCaggagcggcggcggcggcgcccgAGCACCCGAGGGGGTCCGAGTCCCGGCAGCCGGCCAGCCCCGCGCCACAAAGGGAGCGCCCCCGCCGCCCGGCACGCCGCCTCCCTCCCCAATGTCCTCGGCCATCGAAAGGAAGAGCCTGGACCCTTCAGA GGAACCAGTGGATGAGGTGCTGCAGATCCCCCCATCCCTGCTGACATGCGGCGGCTGCCAGCAGAATATCGGGGACCGCTACTTCCTAAAGGCCATCGACCAGTACTGGCACGAGGACTGCCTGAGCTGCGACCTCTGTGGCTGCCGGCTGGGTGAGGTAGGCCGGCGCCTCTACTACAAACTGGGCCGGAAGCTCTGCCGGAGAGACTATCTCAG GCTTTTTGGGCAAGATGGTCTCTGCGCATCCTGTGACAAACGGATTCGTGCCTATGAGATGACGATGCGGGTGAAAGACAAAGTGTATCACCTGGAATGTTTCAAATGTGCTGCCTGTCAGAAGCATTTCTGTGTAGGTGACAGATACCTCCTCATCAACTCTGACATAGTGTGCGAACAGGACATCTATGAGTGGACTAAGATCAATGGGATGATATAG
- the LMO2 gene encoding rhombotin-2 isoform X2, translating into MSSAIERKSLDPSEEPVDEVLQIPPSLLTCGGCQQNIGDRYFLKAIDQYWHEDCLSCDLCGCRLGEVGRRLYYKLGRKLCRRDYLRLFGQDGLCASCDKRIRAYEMTMRVKDKVYHLECFKCAACQKHFCVGDRYLLINSDIVCEQDIYEWTKINGMI; encoded by the exons ATGTCCTCGGCCATCGAAAGGAAGAGCCTGGACCCTTCAGA GGAACCAGTGGATGAGGTGCTGCAGATCCCCCCATCCCTGCTGACATGCGGCGGCTGCCAGCAGAATATCGGGGACCGCTACTTCCTAAAGGCCATCGACCAGTACTGGCACGAGGACTGCCTGAGCTGCGACCTCTGTGGCTGCCGGCTGGGTGAGGTAGGCCGGCGCCTCTACTACAAACTGGGCCGGAAGCTCTGCCGGAGAGACTATCTCAG GCTTTTTGGGCAAGATGGTCTCTGCGCATCCTGTGACAAACGGATTCGTGCCTATGAGATGACGATGCGGGTGAAAGACAAAGTGTATCACCTGGAATGTTTCAAATGTGCTGCCTGTCAGAAGCATTTCTGTGTAGGTGACAGATACCTCCTCATCAACTCTGACATAGTGTGCGAACAGGACATCTATGAGTGGACTAAGATCAATGGGATGATATAG